Within Nevskiales bacterium, the genomic segment GCGATGGTCGAGGCCGACGTGGTCGATTGCATGGTGGCGCTGCCGGGGCAGCTCTTTTACTCCACGCAGATCCCCGCCTGCCTGTGGTTCCTGGCCCGCAACAAGAACCCGGGCAAGGGCCTGCGCGACCGTAGAGGCCAAGTGCTGTTCATCGACGCGCGCAAGATGGGCGTGCTGGTGGACCGCACCCGGCGCGAACTCACCGACGAGGAAATCAAAAAAATCGCCGACACCTACCACGCTTGGCGCGGGGAGCAAGGCGCGGGCGAGTACGCCGACGTACCCGGTTTTTGCAAATCCGCCACGCTGGAGGAGATTCGCAAGCACGGCCATGTGCTGACACCAGGGCGCTACGTCGGCGCGGCGCAGCAGGAGATTGAGGCCGAGCCCTTCGAGGAAAAGATGGCACGGCTTGCCGTGCAGTGGCGGGAGCAGCGGGCAGAGGCGGCCAGGCTCGATGCGGCGATCGAGGCCAACCTGAAAGAGTTGGGGTTTTGAACGTTGCGTTGAGCATGGGCACCGACCGCCCTCATGATAAACAAGGCGTTTAGTATGGATAGAGCTACTCGCCATGAACAACGTAAGTAAAAACAAGATCACCCGTGCCGGGCGTTATCTGCGCCAGCCCACGGGCTACCGCGCCTTCATCCCGGCCCCCCTGCCGCCTGACCCACCGCTGGAACTCGGCGGAGCCTTGCGCGAGAAGCTTTCCGCCGCCGACTACGCGCTCGGCCGGCTCGACGGTGCGGTGCTCACGCTGCCCAACCCGGATCTGTTCGTCTTCATGTACGTGCGCAAGGAAGCGGTGCTCTCGAGCCAGATCGAAGGCACCCAAAGTTCCTTGCAGAACCTGCTTGCGGCCGAAGCGCAGTTGTTCGACCCCGACACGCCCAAGGACGTGAACGAGGTGGTCAACTACGTGCGGGCCATGAACCACGGCCTGGCCCGGCTCGCCGAGTTGCCGGTCTCGGTGCGGCTGATCCGCGAGATCCACGCGGAACTGATGCAGGGCGTGCGCGGCGGCCGCCTGCAACCCGGCGAATTGCGCAGCAGTCAGAACTGGATCGGCCCGGCCGGCTGCACCTTGAACACCGCCACGTTCGTGCCCCCGCCCCCGCACGAAGTGCCGCAGGCGCTTTCCGATCTGGAGCGTTTCCTGCATGACGGGGGCGGCTTGCCGCCGCTGGTACAGGTGGGCCTTGCCCACGCCCAGTTCGAAACCATCCACCCGTTTCTCGATGGCAACGGCCGCATCGGGCGGCTCTTGATTGCCTTTCTGCTCACCGAAAAACGGCTGCTCAGCAAGCCGGTGCTCTACCTTTCGCACTATTTCAAGCAGCACCGCAGCGACTACTACGAACGCCTGCAAGCCGTGCGCGATGTCGGCGACTGGGAGGGGTGGCTGGCCTTTTTCCTCGATGGCGTGATCGAAGTCAGCCAGCAAGCCACGCACACTGCCGCTGCCATCCTGCGCATGCGCGAAGACTACCGTGCCCGCATCACCGACAGCCTCGGTCGCGCCGCCGCCAATGGCCAGCGCGTAATGGATCGCCTGTTCGACCATCCTATCGTCACTGTCGCCGCCGTGCGCGAATGGCTGGGGATCACCCCGGCTGGTGCCAACCAGATCGTAGCGCGTCTGGAAGGCATCGGCCTGTTGCGCGAAATCACCGGCTACGCCCGCAACCGGCGCTTTCGCTTCGAGCCTTACTTGCGGCTGTTTGAGGAGACGGGGGAGGGGGCGGCATGAACGCGAAGGCGGGGGCCATGAGGGGGTACAAGCAGCGGGCGCAAGCGGCCAAGCTGGATGCGGCGATTGAGGCCAATTTGACGGAGCTTGGGTATGGCGGGTGAGTGGATTCACTGCGCGGTCGCTGATGCATGCAGCTCGATCGACTATGGCTTGACGGCGTCTGCGGCGGAAAGTGAAGTCGGACCGAAGTTCCTTCGGATCACCGACATCGTAACGGGGCATATCGACTGGAACACCGTTCCACATGTTTCTGCCGACGATGCGACGGTTGCAAAGTATCGGCTGCATGACGGAGATGTTGTTCTTGCAAGGACGGGTGCATCTACGGGGGCCAGTGCATACGTGAAGAATCCACCTCCGGCGGTGTTTGCATCTTACCTAGTTCGCCTGCAGGCTAAGCCTGAGTTCGACGCCCGCTATCTGGCCTACTACCTCCAGTCAGACGACTTTCGGACGTACATTCGCGGTGTCCTCGGAGACAAGTCGGCCCAACCGAACGCTAGCGCCTCCACGATGACCAAGGCGCCGTTTCGAGCGCCTAAGGACAAGAACGAACAACGCGCCATCGCCCACATCCTCGGCACGCTGGACGACAAGATCGAGCTCAACCGCAAGCAGAACGAAACGCTGGAGGCGATGGCCCGCGCCTTGTTCAAGGCGTGGTTCGTGGACTTCGAGCCGGTACGTGCCAAGATGGAAGGCCGCTGGCAGCGCGGCCAATCCCTCCCCGGCCTGCCCGCCCACCTCTATGACCTCTTTCCCGACCGTCTCGTTGAGTCGGAGTTGGGGGAGATTCCGGAGGGGTGGAAAGTTGTGCGTGCTGGTCAGATTTACGATGTTGGTATTGGCAAAACCCCCCCTCGTAAAGAATCTGAATGGTTCTCAGAAGATCCAGAAGACGTGCCTTGGATGTCGATTAAAGACTTGGGGCGCGCAGGGCTTTTTATTTCAGAAGTGAGCGAGTACCTCACGCCGGCAGCTGTTGAGCGGTTCCGAATTCGACGAATTCCTGATGGGACTGTGGTATTGAGCTTCAAGCTCACTGTGGGCCGTGTCGCCATTACAGACGGCGAGATGCTCTCCAACGAGGCTATAGCACACTTTCTTCCTAGGGCCGGCAACCACATCTGCCCGGCATACTTGTATTGCTATCTACGTCAATTTGATTACGAATCGCTGGGCAGCACATCTTCAATAGCAACGGCAGTTAACTCAGATAGCGTGAGATCGATACCAATCCTGGCTCCTGGAGAGCCGATTGGTAAAGTGTTCGAATCTTTGGTGGCTAATAGCTTTAC encodes:
- a CDS encoding restriction endonuclease subunit S produces the protein MAGEWIHCAVADACSSIDYGLTASAAESEVGPKFLRITDIVTGHIDWNTVPHVSADDATVAKYRLHDGDVVLARTGASTGASAYVKNPPPAVFASYLVRLQAKPEFDARYLAYYLQSDDFRTYIRGVLGDKSAQPNASASTMTKAPFRAPKDKNEQRAIAHILGTLDDKIELNRKQNETLEAMARALFKAWFVDFEPVRAKMEGRWQRGQSLPGLPAHLYDLFPDRLVESELGEIPEGWKVVRAGQIYDVGIGKTPPRKESEWFSEDPEDVPWMSIKDLGRAGLFISEVSEYLTPAAVERFRIRRIPDGTVVLSFKLTVGRVAITDGEMLSNEAIAHFLPRAGNHICPAYLYCYLRQFDYESLGSTSSIATAVNSDSVRSIPILAPGEPIGKVFESLVANSFTQIRAIQRESHTLAQLRDTLLPKLISGELRVKDAEAFLKERGL
- a CDS encoding Fic family protein; the encoded protein is MREKLSAADYALGRLDGAVLTLPNPDLFVFMYVRKEAVLSSQIEGTQSSLQNLLAAEAQLFDPDTPKDVNEVVNYVRAMNHGLARLAELPVSVRLIREIHAELMQGVRGGRLQPGELRSSQNWIGPAGCTLNTATFVPPPPHEVPQALSDLERFLHDGGGLPPLVQVGLAHAQFETIHPFLDGNGRIGRLLIAFLLTEKRLLSKPVLYLSHYFKQHRSDYYERLQAVRDVGDWEGWLAFFLDGVIEVSQQATHTAAAILRMREDYRARITDSLGRAAANGQRVMDRLFDHPIVTVAAVREWLGITPAGANQIVARLEGIGLLREITGYARNRRFRFEPYLRLFEETGEGAA
- a CDS encoding N-6 DNA methylase, which translates into the protein MCSRKNSCRNTAGASVTSPIYGQESNYTTWRLCKMNLAVRGIDADIRWNNEGSFHKDELRDLKADYILANPPFNISDWGGDRLRDDVRWQFGVPPVGNANYAWLQHIYHHLAPNGTAGVVLANGSMSSNQSGEGEIRRAMVEADVVDCMVALPGQLFYSTQIPACLWFLARNKNPGKGLRDRRGQVLFIDARKMGVLVDRTRRELTDEEIKKIADTYHAWRGEQGAGEYADVPGFCKSATLEEIRKHGHVLTPGRYVGAAQQEIEAEPFEEKMARLAVQWREQRAEAARLDAAIEANLKELGF